ATTGCAACCCATCCTTTCCCGTAGGGATCTTCGTTTATGAGCCTTGGCTTTTTCTTAAGCTCCTCATTTACAGCCACGATTTCTCCCGAAACGGGGGAAAGCATTGGCCCGGTCCATTTAGCTGACTCAAGCATAGCCAAAGCTTTTCCCTTTAAAACTTTTGTACCCACCTTTCTTATTCTTACGAAAAGTATTTTTTTAGCTAGAGTTTGTCCAACGTCGTCAAGTCCAATCTTCACGTTTCCATCTTCTAAAACTTTAACCCATATGTGATTTTTCACATCGTAGTGTAAGTCTTCGGGAATTTCAAAATCCTGAACTTTCACCATAGCGCCCACACTTTACTAAAATTTTTAATATTCTTTACTATATGTCTCTTAATAAACTTAACCTTAACTAATAAACATAATTTTTGTATAATATTATTAAAAGCGAGGAAAAATAGAAGTTTATAATGATGAAAAATTGTTTATTCTTCTAAATCATGATAATGAAAACATGGCATATTATAGCGCCTATAATCGGGCCGATGATAGGAATGG
This portion of the Thermoproteales archaeon genome encodes:
- the gcvH gene encoding glycine cleavage system protein GcvH — translated: MVKVQDFEIPEDLHYDVKNHIWVKVLEDGNVKIGLDDVGQTLAKKILFVRIRKVGTKVLKGKALAMLESAKWTGPMLSPVSGEIVAVNEELKKKPRLINEDPYGKGWVAIVKPSNLEEDLKTLVTGDEALKAQEKDIIERGVKKE